The nucleotide sequence tgggtctttggcagggaaggaaagtccttagccagcagtcgggttgtaaatctgccaggcctatccgaagtgtgcttgccgagtcagaagtccagaagcgaggtcagtggaggtccgggatcaattgccaaggaggtcagtcaaagagatgctgcagggaaactaggtctacacaaagccacgcctgacattgcagtcagcaacaagctgcagccaaggtgtgccttataaagagcaggatggacagcaggtgtgagccctcagcgtttgggccttaaggagacaggcctgcctctcttctgcctgaccttctgctgtctatgttctgcaggtgaggggggagtatcctgttcactatctgtgtctggctgcagggcctctgctgtccctggggtgctctgcagctgaggggcagaaggagctgcattctcaggaggctcctccgtgtctcctgctgctcctgggtctgctgctgttactcccgagtcgtcctcatctgaggagtcctctgatggggccatgacagatgggatcacacactctttgcttccttgCAACCCTGCATATTCTCCTTGTCACATTTAAGTAACAGAGTTATTTTGAGGGTTGGTATGATTAACATCTTCAGTTTAATCAATCTTTCAAATTAAATGAGTACTTTAAAACATAACCTGAACAATACTAAATTACATGTTTTAGGTTATTAGAAATATAGGAATGTGCATCACACCAGGTCAGACTAGCCATCTAGCacaatactgtctactctgactggtagtggtTCTTTAGGGTGTCAGTGTCACATAGCGGTCTTCtccatcacttgctacctgagATTTTTTCAGCTAGAGATATCAGGGGTTGAACATCAGGGACCTTTACGTATGCAAGGTATATGCTTTTCAACTGAGCTATGGTTGCTTCTTTAACCATTGTTGTTGGGCTTTTATTTGCACCAGTAGGTGCATGGGCCTATGCAACTGAACGCAATGCAGATATGCACGTGCAGTTCATGCCACTCCTGTtgtgtttgtgggtttcccaaagGTATCTGATTGgcaactgtgggaacagaatgccgGCTCAGGAGAGCCTTTCAGTCGgatcctggagggctgctgttATTTCTCCAGTAGGTGACATACAGAGGGAACTATTGGGAATTTGCACCTAAGTGTCTTAGTGTATAACTTGTGAGAAATCTTTTGTCAATATTTTAACTGATATATTTAGTTCTGAATTTTAattcagaaagagaacacaacagTGAATATTTTGATTGATTACCTACAGGGAGGACAGGTTGAAAGTTTCTGTTTTCCTCTTCCTTTAATAGCGAACAACTGTATATTGTGCTAGAAAGCAGCAGCATGCTATGTACACTTCCTGAAGACCCTGCCTACACTGCTACAAAACACTTTATGGATCTTATGCCACATCTTATGTCTTCTCATGTCACATTTCAGATAAACAGCACCTACAGTTTGCATGCTTTCctgtggtttaaaaacatactccCGCATTATCTCTTCTCCCCAGTGCACTTTGTTTCATCAAGAAGAAATAAATGCAGATTGCGTTTTTTATATTGCCTAAAAACTATCTGTGTTGTCCATATTAAATTGTAGAATTTTACCCAAAAAATTACATGGGTTGAATCCAGTTCTGCCCTTATGTTCAAGGAAAGTTTTCTGATGCAGAGaatttttgctgattccccccacccccaaatctttTCCAACATAGCATGGAAAGTACTGGGGCAGCTGCAGGATGAAGAGGGAACTGGCAAAAATTCCCTCTTGTCCTCTTCCACtaggtctttcccaacctttgggtccccagatgttgctggactacaattcccatcattcctgaccactggccatgctggctggggctgatgggaattgtagttcagcagcatctggcaacccaaaaggttgggaaaggctgcagtgtGAATTCTTTCCATCCATAACCATATAACCTAAATTAGTAAATGCCTTCCAGATTTCCTTGTGCGTAGAAATCATATTCCTTATAGAGAATATAGTCTTTCAGACGATTTGGTAATGGTAGAAATGTAAGGAAGACAGGGCAACGTAGACGCAAGCGTCCTAAGCACTTCCGGATTTTCAGACGGCAAAGATGCTTCAAAGAGCGGGTgtttcctgggggggggagaaagaatatgggctaatataatataatgtatCCATCTTTAGGCCTGTTTTTGACAAATCTACTTCAGTGTTTTTTGGCCTGGATACCCTCTCTCCCAGAATAACCATTGCCAATAGTATTGCTAGGACATTGGCCCAATGCCTTGAGCAATCAAGGAAAAGCATGAATCAAAACAGCCATCCCAGTCAGGATTAGCACCTGCAAGAGCAACATGTGTGGTATAGGAGGGAAATCATGCACCTGGGATGCAAACCTTACTGGTGTGGTATCAACTCGTGCAGCATGAGCCATACTCTGGGCTTCCACTGTCTTGGGAGAGTAGAGCAGGGGTGCCTCCTCTCCAGCATAGGTGGCCAGGGCTGTTCAAGTTCATGTTTGCCCTTCAAGGCAGCATGTCTCAGAACAATTTTAATTGCCATAATATTTTATCGGTGCAGTAATATAACTAAAAATTGAACACACAGACATTAAACCTTTAAAGTACAATGCTGGAACATACAGAGTTCCCctgatcctccagagcagatttggggagggcgggTGTGTGTGCGGAGAGGGAGTGGAAGTCCTACtgcgcaagtggaaatccttgcgctgatgggactCGTCAATTCACTACCGCCCATGAGGAAGTACCAACAGCAGTAAAGGTGTTGTTTTACATAATGTTTTATTATGCTGCCAGTTACAAAGAAATATTAGAGAGTCAAACATATTCATTATGACTAAAGAGAGGCCTACTTTTATTAGAGTTCCAAGCCTAAGCTGCTGGGGACTGTTGGAGGTTGCAGATCCTCCCTCATGGCAGCAGCAATGGAATGTGTTGCTCTCTCTGTCCCACTAGTGCTGCTTCACCGACAGGGTGCCTGGAAACAGGGTTCTAGGAGTGTGCGGGGGAGGCTTTGGAATTGCTGGACCCCCGACCCCCCTTCTCCCATCATGCCTCCAGAAAGGGTGCAAAAGTACACCAGTCTGGGAGCTCAGTGGAAGGAGTCTTTAAaaaccaggctatggtctgaaggcacgggagtccaccaccttgctgaaggtaagcagttctgggtctggtcaatgcctggatgggagaccgcctgggaaccacatgtatgccaccttgggttccatggtgaaagaaaggcagggtataaatgtaatagctaactaaataataaaaacaaaaaagcccaaATAGGGAAGATGGAAAAGAGAAAATCATTGGCTTGCATGAGCCAAGGGGTCACTGTAATAGCAGTTTCTCTGCcatggaaactgtctcatacGCATGCACACAACATAGGATTGCTCAGCCTGGTGTGCTAGAGAGGTTGTTGATCCTACCCACTTCTTTTAACTTGGGGCGGCACAGCAgctaagccaaactttggcttaaCATGTAATATGAATACAGGATTATTATTAAGCTCTTTCTTTAACCATTacctgtagccaaggtttgtctttggCTTATGACAGGTGAACTAGGCTTGTTGttcttatatgccttcaagtcaattacgacatagtgactctatgaatcaatgacctccaatagcatctgttacaaacctgttcagatcttgtaagatcaggtctgtggcttcctttatggaatcctcTCATTTAGTCgttctctttttctattcccttctgtttttcccagcattattgtcttttctggtgaatcatgtcttctcattatgtgtccaaagtatgatagcctcagtttcatcaggtttaatttgttctatcacccaattatttgtctttctcaaagtccatggtatgtgcaaagctctcctcccacaccacatttcaaatgagttgatttttctcttacccgcttttgtcgctgtccaacttttgcatccatagatagagatcaggaataccatggtctaaatgatcctgactttagtgttcagtgatacatctttgcattcagtgatacatctttgcatttgaggaccttttctagttctctcatagctgccctccccagtcctagcctcctgatttcttgattattgtctccattttggttaatggctgtgccaaggtattgataatccttgacaagttcaatgtcctcattgtcaactgtaaagttgcataattcttgtgttgtcattactttagttgtcttgatattcagctgcagtcctgcttttgtgcttttctcttaactttcatcagcagtcGTTTCAAATCATAactagtttctgctagcagtatggtatcatctgtatatcttaaattattgttatttttccctacaattttcacacctccttcatcttggtccaatcccgctttccatatgatatgttctgcatatagattaaacaaatagggtgataaaatacatcccgtctcacaccctttccgattgggaaccaatcggtttctccatattctgtccttacagtaggctcttgtccagagtataggttgcacatcaggacaatcagatgctgtggcacccacatttcttttaaagcatttcatagtttttcatgatctacaccatcaaaggctttgatgtaatctataaagcacagggtgatttccttttgaaattccttggtccgttccattatccaacatacgtttgcgatatgatctctggtacctcttccctttctgaatccagcttggatgcctggcatttcttgctccttatctggtaagagcctttgttgtagaatcttgagcattactttacttgcatggaatattaagtcactaatttgataattactgcatttcgacttcccaggaggaatcgctccgcctgtgcagcctctgagacgagctcctgtctcagaggaagctttttcagttataaaacTAGTCAGAAGATTTTTTGACTGgaaattttttgttttttttggcgaatctgcttattctttgtGCTACTAaccatttggacgctgtgaactaaatttgttttggacatataagagataagacagttcgtgctgtctagagggtgatgtcatctggcttggaagattaactcatttgtggctgaaaaaagaaataaactgttctttgcttgagtacagtgactatattggaattgaaggggttttgttcttttggttttgggAATGACAATCAAGAGGgcagctgagaccctggatgttcaggaaggggttctctctctaaatatgtttcagaaaataatgaatgagatcaaGCTAAtgaaacaagagctgggacagaacaggcaagagatgaaaattggatttggcaaaatgagacaggagctgaaagaaattcaggattctataactggacaagaaaaagaagatgaaagaaagatcaaagggaaggctcaagccctggagattggaatagatttattaaatatggacctggaaaaagatttggattttatggttgtgatggatcctaaagacaaatattactgtttggaattcagcgctgtccctgaaggaattggtgaagagattagagataaagatatcaatggctcgaaaaaattcctggattggaaggatttgatggaatttgaaatagtgaaagtttatagaattaattccagatgtgtgacggTGGAGGGACTCTCGGGAGATGtgctggtgcattctgtggaaaagaggaacagagacacaactttacaacaacatttcagtaacacattcagaattgatggcaagaaaatatttgtgatgaaagaaattcctatcagactcttattatatgactatggcagcaagattattgggtgtgcgaagatggaagatggaagatagaatcattatgacagcaagattattgggtgtgcaaagatggaagatggaagatggaatcaatattgataatgggagaagagctattgaaattactggacttagtagacctgaagagatggattaattgacatgtctatttggagaaaaattgatggatatatatctcaaggattagtaacttctctttgacttttttgggaaagaataaaatgatgttaatgagatttgataccaattaagataaccactggaggaagtgattgtataattttattaagagacaggtttgttatatatcatagacctatagctaatctacgacaaatcggaagtcaatagtttttattgtaatagttattaatttgttttgtttgttttgttttgtctttgaaaatttgaataaaaatcaatgataaaaaaagataattactgcatttcctgggatcccctttgtttggaattgggatgtatattgaatgcttccagtctgtgggtcattgttttccatatttcttgacaaatttttgtcacaatttggacaggttcagtctcagtagcttgtagcaactctgttggtatgccatctgttcctggtgatttgtttcttccaagtattttaagagcagctttcacctcacattctaaaatttctggttcttcatcttacagttcctccataaatgaacctgtcatccttgcatctcttacagagttcttcagtgtattgctttcatcttccttttatttcatctcgctcattcagtgtgttcccctgttgattattcaacacatCCCTCctcctggtttaaatttccctttaatttctctaatcttttggaatagggctcttgttctgccctttttgttgtgctcttctatttctatacaataactattgtaatagttctctttgcccctaagtagtagtcgctgtatagttgcagtTTGGGTTctcaccgtgtttctatctccttttgcttttgctttccttctttaaactttttaatagttttgtcagtcatccattgaggtctttctttttaactagaggcattgtctttttgccttcttccctgataatgtctttgatgtcactccatagttcttctggttctctgtcaactaagtttaaagcctcaacctgttccttatttgatctttatattcttctgggatgttatttaaattgtattttggcattatgattgctttgttcttcttctttagctttgctctgattttcgatacaaccagttcatgatctgtaccacagtctgctcctggtcttatttttgcagaaagtatgaaacgtctctgtcttctgctaccaattatataatcaatttgattcctatattgaccatctggtgatgtccacatttacagttgtctttttggttgctcaaaaaatacgTCTTCAAGAaacattattggcttcacagaattcaatacgtctttctcctgctttatttttatctcctaaaccccatttccccacaattcctagtttttctctgttccctacttttgcattccagtcccccatgacttgttttgatgtgtgatcaatttcttcctgtacttctgcataaaatctttccaattcctcttcttctgcgtttggcattggagcatagacttggatggtggttgttttcccgttaaatctcagtGATATAACTTGCTCATACCTaacattatagctcctaattacttttgctacatcacttctcactattaaagcaaccctgattcttcttaatttctcatttcctgcatacaatattttgtagttgtctgcttgaaaatgtcccattcccatctattttaattcactcatgccaagtattgtaatgttgatgcgttccatttctttcttgacaatttctaactttccctggttcatgcttctcacattccatgttcctattgtatgcgttgtacaactccggactctccttttgcatctgtgcacttcagcctctgggcttcctttcggctttgacccagctgcgtcattagtcacaacgctactcgtacttgtcctttgttcttccccagtatccCGGTGAGTGCCTtgtgacctggaggtctcatcttccagcactatctcgtgttgcattttggatactctgttcatagggttttcatggtaagttttaaactgttttttaaaagatgtattttaaattgtatttgtttttagttactgtaaaccgcccagagagcttcggctatggggtggtatacaagtataataaataaataagagatattcagaggtggtttaccagtgccttcctcccagtctggatgcatcttagtctggtgtctcagctttgacaaatctgccttgggtgcccctgctaggagtctagcctcttggtctagactcctgatggctttgttctcagcttcttcgacactctctaaccccctcaccatgttaaggtgtgcactCTAGGGGGGGGGTGAACCAGGGTAATGATTCATATATAAAAACTTAGTCTGGATAATGCAGGTGTACATTGTCTCTTCACTATAAAGAGGCTTTAGGTCATACCCATCAGAATTCAAACCTGCTGAATCCCTTTACCCGTATCCAGCAGTTATTTTAATGATAAGCttctcacagtgcaatcctaagggATTTGCTAAGGATTTGTTAAGGATACAGAGGCAGTTTAACCACTTTGCTGGGCTCTGCCATGAGGGCAGAGGAAAACTTTGCATTAGTACAATACTATCCAACCTTCACACGAAAAAGTTGCTTTTTAGTGTTTTCTCTCCTGCCCCctcaaatacccccttttgggGCCTGCTGATGTTGAGCACTGGCATGAGCTAAGCCAGAATGTCAGAAAAGCTGATATCAGTGAAGAGGGAGGTTGCAATGTCAGAGCTCCTCTAACTTGGATGTTGGAAGGATAGATCTGACCTATAGCCCCTGGGAGGCCCTTGCAGGGACCATAGATTTACAGCCTAAATGAGATGCAACTGGTAATTTGAGAACTACAATACACTCTGCTTCTCATATTTGAATTTTATGTTTCTCTATATGTTAAAATGTATTGGATACTTACTCAAAATTTCATTGATTTCTGGCCATAGTTTCTGTTCTTGAAGAACAGCTTGAAGCTTGGCGCAGATACTGATATGATCAACATAGTCTAGCATTACACGCACCACTTTCCCAGACAGGTGCCTTAACCACGATAGTGTTATCACTTCACAGAACTGAAAGAGGAAAAACAAGAGAGTTTGAGACTAGTAATACAAATTATTGAATTCACTGAAGTTCCCCTGAGGAACTAAGCCAATAAAGCCCCAGGTCAAAACAGTAGCAAAGCAAACCAGCTATACAGCAAGTGCAGTTTAGTAAAAATCATAGCATTTGCAATTGGGATAACCAAGCACTACTCTAGCGAGTGTTGTTTTAAGGATGGCATTTGAGTTTGCACTTCCATACTTGTCTGGATATGCTAATGGGTGGAGCTGGCAGATGGTGCTTGTTTCTTCTCCTATCTGCCAATTCAATCCTGCCACACCAGACTCACAGTTTTGGAGCCCAGTTGGAGGCAAATAGCTGGGGCGGGGAAAATTGCTGACGCAAATCAGCGGTCCGGAGGGGTTAAgcagccctccctcccagtaggaagTACTCACCATTGTGTCTCTGATAACTGTTGAGGTCCACGCTTCAAATATGTACTGGGAATGCACATTGTCCCCATGAGGACAATCAAAGCAGAGATAAACGTTGTACCCATAATTCAGCAACATCCTTAACATGACTTCATCTTTCAAAGTATACTGCAGAGCTGATGGGAAATGTGTTGTGTTAACCCGACAGAAGTAGTTCACATTGGCCCCATGGCGAAGCAGGAGACTGATAAGCTCATAGTTGCCAATTCTTAAGGCCACCTGGAGACAGTTAACTGGATCTTGGTTTGGTAAGGCTCCAGCTTCTAGGAGCAACTGGGCTGAGTTAATATCCCCGTTAGAGACAGCAAAATACAAGGCTGACTTCCTCTCGTCATCATAGCCTTTGCGAATTCTCTGATGCAACATAAAATTGGGATCAAATCCAGATTTGAGAAGGAATTGAAGGCACTGAGGAtgtcctcctgctgctgcagaGTGAACTGGACTGATCCCACTCTCCTTTATGGCAGTGCTGTCTGTCACTGGAACCAAGATCTGTAAAACTCTAGGGAGTGAAAGAAAACCATCAGACTATTCTTCAGGAAAGCCGCAGTCATACTGTGATCCTGCTTGGAAAATTTCTGACAATGGGGACAAGAGGCCATTTTGTGCTCTAAGGCAAAATAGGTACAGGTTGTAACTATTTTAGGGAGTTTGCCCCACACCTTtcacttttaaaaagatgttccaCTGTACCATACACACATAGGCAGGCAAGGATCCCAAAACGAAAaggaaaatgcattaaaaactgcaaaaataaaatgaTAGAAGAATGCAAAGCTTAGCTCAAGTAGCTACAAAGGCTAGAGAATGTTCCAAATGCTGTTGCGGTAGTGAGAAACAAGGGGGAAGCTACTGATCCTGTCCACTCAGGAATGCACTTTAGTTGAAGCAGTGGGTGTTTGCACCAAAGCCTTTTACTGGCTTAGCTCTAGAAGGTTCTGAATATGGTTCTGTGCAACTACAGAACCCCTATGTAGGACCGCAAAGAAACCATGAAGGATTCTGTTTTGCACAGTTGCTTACTTCATACTTGAACATGAGTATAAAACCTTTCTGGAGAAAGGTCTGCAGAAATGTCATTTTTGAAGAAATGTCTAAAATGATCCGTGCTCCCATTCAGATGTTATTCCATGTGGCCCTCCTTTTGTTTTTTTGATGATTGTAACTCTGATATTTTATTCAAAGATCTTATCATGTATCTTTTATTTGCTACTCATAGTTCAATTGCTCAAACATGGAAAACTTTGAAGACACTGTTGCTCTCCAAAGACACACGACTAACACACACAACCTATCCCAATCACATCATTTGAGTCAGCATTTATAACTCACAAGAAGTGTCCTCTATAAGCAGCTCTGTGGATAGGCAGGTGCCCTGAATGCTTTGGTACATTGGCATCAGCTCCACACTCTAGCAGAAGTGAGACAGCATTGGGTTTTCCTCCTCCAGCAGCTTCAAATAATATAGATGCACAATCAGATGCCTGGGAAAGAACATTGGCACCTAAGGAAGAAAACAGCAGAGGTTTAATAAATAGGTACTGGTAATTAGCGTTCTCACTACAGACTCCCCAAGTCTGCTATAATGTGAAGGAACTGTTTGACTCACCAAGACACCTCCAAGTGGCATGTTCCAAAGTTGACCTTCTGTTTAGGTGGGTACATGCCTGTTAATGATCTGGCAGCACCTGCTAAGGAAGTCACCTCCCCACAGCTGCCTCTGCAGATGTGTAAATGTCCATCTTATAGTACTTGATAAATGTATCTGGGTTTGCCCAAGTGGCTGCCCAACAAACCTCTTGTAGAGGAACATTTGTTCACCGTGCTGCATAAGCAGCAGCTGCTCTTGCTGAATGTGCCACAATACCAGGTGCAGAGTAAGGTAACCCCCTGAATGATTCAGAAGCAGTCAGAGAAGCTCCAGCAAGGAGGAACTCACTAATGGCCACTAGTGGTAATTTATGCAACCAAACCTCCTGAGTGTTTCATAAGCAGCCAGGAAATCTCCAACTAGGTGAAACTTCTCATACCTGCAAAGCAATCCCTGAAATATTGCCATGCTATGAGAACCTGCTGAGTGCCAGTAATCTGAAAACTTCAGCTGCTCTTTAAATGAACACAAAGGAACAACAGAAGGCCTGGTAGTCTTAATTTCCAGTGAGTTAGGGATTATATAAGAAGCATGTGTTTGTCTTCTGTTGCCCACATTctctaaaaactatataaaaaactaCCGTTGAAGACAAGGAGTAAAGACAAATTAACTTACACAGAAAACATGCATTTAATTTGCTACTAAATGTCctcaagggaggggaaaaaaattgcATGTGTGTAAACCTCCTTAGCCAAGTTACCAACTTGTGCAAAGTAGTAAGCCCTACCAAAGGTTATTTTGTTTCAGCGGTTGTAATATTAATCCATAAACTGATTTACACCACCCTATGACCTGGTGGCGAAGGGCAGGTAATGAATTGAACATCAGCATCATTCCAACAGTTCTTTAGTTAATGAATTGAAAACTCTAGTAAAATAATAGTAAATTTGTCATTGCAGAAGATAATAGTGAATATGGATATGGCTGAAGCCTCATGGAAACCTTGTGAAACAAAAACAAGCTCATCTCTATTctatttgtttgttgttatttaataattGCTAAGGTCATCCTATAGGGGACCCTTACACTCAAGAATCAATATGTAATTATCCATTCCTTCAGTTAGTAAAGACTGCAGCTGTCCAGAAGAGCAAACTTGTGCTATGTGCTGCTACTCTTGAAAAATACTtccaaaaaaaaataacaaatctgcTAG is from Rhineura floridana isolate rRhiFlo1 chromosome 3, rRhiFlo1.hap2, whole genome shotgun sequence and encodes:
- the ASB14 gene encoding ankyrin repeat and SOCS box protein 14 isoform X1, with product MYDTTNAYDDDDDIPTQYVIQQSLQDMHKSETEASAKNESFNFATSTNHSMIITAIQTGEEEALLKLMKNGSAFEEVDQQGCLPLHEAATQPNKNILEITLKASHPVVWQQTNLKGETPLFLAVDKCLVNNVNFLLLNGFNPDITNEEGDSALIIAIKHGSYEIASLLIQFGANVNLQCVNKRTALHEAARLGFKNMVDLLLWSKADPDPQSAYGLTPLALAAQNGHTEILELLLRKGANVLSQASDCASILFEAAGGGKPNAVSLLLECGADANVPKHSGHLPIHRAAYRGHFLVLQILVPVTDSTAIKESGISPVHSAAAGGHPQCLQFLLKSGFDPNFMLHQRIRKGYDDERKSALYFAVSNGDINSAQLLLEAGALPNQDPVNCLQVALRIGNYELISLLLRHGANVNYFCRVNTTHFPSALQYTLKDEVMLRMLLNYGYNVYLCFDCPHGDNVHSQYIFEAWTSTVIRDTMFCEVITLSWLRHLSGKVVRVMLDYVDHISICAKLQAVLQEQKLWPEINEILRNTRSLKHLCRLKIRKCLGRLRLRCPVFLTFLPLPNRLKDYILYKEYDFYAQGNLEGIY
- the ASB14 gene encoding ankyrin repeat and SOCS box protein 14 isoform X2, whose product is MKNGSAFEEVDQQGCLPLHEAATQPNKNILEITLKASHPVVWQQTNLKGETPLFLAVDKCLVNNVNFLLLNGFNPDITNEEGDSALIIAIKHGSYEIASLLIQFGANVNLQCVNKRTALHEAARLGFKNMVDLLLWSKADPDPQSAYGLTPLALAAQNGHTEILELLLRKGANVLSQASDCASILFEAAGGGKPNAVSLLLECGADANVPKHSGHLPIHRAAYRGHFLVLQILVPVTDSTAIKESGISPVHSAAAGGHPQCLQFLLKSGFDPNFMLHQRIRKGYDDERKSALYFAVSNGDINSAQLLLEAGALPNQDPVNCLQVALRIGNYELISLLLRHGANVNYFCRVNTTHFPSALQYTLKDEVMLRMLLNYGYNVYLCFDCPHGDNVHSQYIFEAWTSTVIRDTMFCEVITLSWLRHLSGKVVRVMLDYVDHISICAKLQAVLQEQKLWPEINEILRNTRSLKHLCRLKIRKCLGRLRLRCPVFLTFLPLPNRLKDYILYKEYDFYAQGNLEGIY